A genomic segment from Rubrobacter tropicus encodes:
- a CDS encoding indole-3-glycerol phosphate synthase TrpC produces MSRATVLEELAAAALLRAGELREGTDLDTLYQEALLFEKRDFAAALGNPGLSVVSEIKRASPSAGAIREVDPAEWGGGYQREGASCLSVLTEPDRFKGSLEDLDAARNNTTIPVIRKDFTVDEAQVLEAGTRADAVLLIAALFDAATLARYVSLAVEVGLTPLVEIHDEEEADLALESGARVIGVNNRNLKDFTVDLGTFERLAPKLAGATLVAESGVRTVEDARRMRDAGADAVLVGEAAMRNPELVARMASLT; encoded by the coding sequence ATGAGCCGGGCGACCGTGCTCGAAGAGCTCGCCGCCGCGGCACTCCTCCGCGCGGGCGAGCTCCGAGAAGGGACGGACCTCGACACCCTCTACCAGGAGGCGCTCCTCTTCGAGAAGCGCGACTTCGCCGCTGCGCTCGGCAACCCCGGCCTCTCCGTCGTAAGCGAGATAAAGCGGGCCTCGCCCTCGGCGGGCGCCATTCGGGAGGTCGACCCGGCCGAGTGGGGCGGGGGCTACCAGCGGGAAGGCGCGAGTTGCCTCTCCGTCCTGACGGAGCCGGATCGCTTCAAGGGCTCCCTCGAAGACCTCGACGCGGCCAGGAACAATACCACCATCCCCGTGATCCGCAAAGACTTCACCGTGGACGAGGCCCAGGTCCTCGAAGCCGGCACCCGCGCCGACGCAGTTCTTCTCATCGCGGCCCTCTTCGACGCCGCAACGCTCGCCCGCTACGTCTCTTTAGCCGTAGAAGTCGGCCTGACGCCGCTCGTGGAGATCCACGACGAAGAGGAGGCCGACCTCGCCCTGGAATCCGGCGCCAGGGTCATTGGCGTCAACAACCGAAACCTTAAGGATTTCACCGTCGACCTCGGCACCTTCGAGCGCCTAGCCCCGAAGCTCGCCGGCGCCACGCTAGTCGCCGAGAGTGGTGTCAGGACCGTCGAAGACGCCCGCAGGATGCGCGACGCCGGGGCCGACGCGGTGCTTGTCGGGGAGGCGGCGATGCGGAATCCGGAACTCGTTGCGAGGATGGCTTCGCTCACCTGA
- a CDS encoding putative signal transducing protein: MEERWVKVAAAPNETDALLMDGVLKDAGIPALIQRAAGFDAPDFLAAGPRDVLVPGAFFEEARQVLEDTTGLGSYAS; this comes from the coding sequence ATGGAAGAGAGGTGGGTGAAGGTGGCCGCGGCCCCGAACGAAACCGACGCGCTGCTGATGGACGGCGTGCTGAAGGACGCCGGCATCCCGGCGTTGATCCAACGCGCGGCAGGCTTCGATGCGCCGGACTTCCTGGCTGCCGGTCCGAGGGACGTGCTGGTGCCGGGTGCGTTTTTCGAGGAAGCCAGGCAGGTACTCGAAGACACCACGGGGCTCGGGTCGTACGCATCTTAG